One window of Nicotiana tomentosiformis chromosome 11, ASM39032v3, whole genome shotgun sequence genomic DNA carries:
- the LOC104110165 gene encoding V-type proton ATPase subunit a1-like: MEYIDNLPPMDLMRSENMTFVQLIIPVESAHPAITYLGQLGLLQFRDLNDDKSPFQRTFVNQVKRCAEMSRKLRFFKDQIQKAGLLPSPRPASQPDIELEELEIQLAEHEHELIEMNANSEKLRQSYNELLEFKLVLQKASDFLVSSRSHTTAQETELDENVYSNHNYSDTASLLEQEMQPELSNQSGVRFISGIICKSKVLQFERMLFRATRGNMLFHQAVADEEILDPTSNEMVEKIVFVVFFSGEQARTKILKICEAFGANCYPVPEDMTKRRQITREVLSHLSELETTLDVGLRHRDKALTSIGFHLTKWMNMVRREKAVYDTLNMLNFDVTKKCLVGEGWCPIFAKTKIQEALQRATIDSNSQVGIVFHVMGAVDSPPTYFRTNRFTNAYQEIVDAYGVAKYQEANPAVYTIVTFPFLFAVMFGDWGHGICLLLGALVLISKESKLSSQKLGSFMEMLFGGRYVLLLMSIFSIYCGLIYNEFFSVPFRIFGGSAYKCRDASCSDAYTVGLIKYSDPYPFGVDPSWRGSRSELPFLNSLKMKMSILLGVAQMNLGIILSYFNARFFNNTLDIKYQFVPQVIFLNSLFGYLSLLIVVKWCTGSQADLYHVMIYMFLSPFEALGENQLFWGQSVLQVVLLLLALVAVPWMLFPKPFILKRLYTERFQGGTYGLLGTSEVDTYEEPDSARQHHHEEFNFSEVFVHQMIHSIEFVLGAVSNTASYLRLWALSLAHSELSTVFYEKVLLLAWGYDSLIIRLIGLAVFAFATTFILLMMETLSAFLHALRLHWVEFQNKFYHGDGYKFKPFSFAALADDED; encoded by the exons ATGGAGTACATAGACAATTTGCCTCCAATGGATCTGATGCGTTCAGAAAATATGACATTTGTACAGCTCATCATTCCTGTTGAGTCGGCTCACCCTGCTATTACTTACCTTGGCCAACTTGGCCTTCTTCAGTTCCGTGAT TTAAATGATGATAAGAGTCCTTTTCAAAGAACATTTGTAAACCAG GTAAAAAGATGCGCAGAGATGTCAAGAAAACTACGATTTTTCAAAGATCAGATACAAAAAGCTGGGCTGCTGCCTTCTCCGCGTCCTGCTTCACAACCTGATATTGAACTGGAAGAACTGGAG ATACAACTTGCAGAGCATGAACATGAGTTGATTGAAATGAATGCTAATAGCGAGAAGCTAAGGCAATCATACAATGAGTTGCTTGAGTTTAAGCTGGTATTACAGAAG GCTAGTGACTTCCTTGTCTCAAGTAGAAGTCATACAACAGCTCAGGAGACAGAATTAGATGAAAACGTGTACTCCAATCATAACTATTCAGATACAGCATCATTACTTGAGCAG GAGATGCAACCAGAACTTTCAAATCAATCTGGAGTAAGATTTATTAGTGGCATTATCTGCAAGTCCAAAGTTCTACAATTTGAAAGAATGCTATTTCGTGCAACAAGGGGCAATATGCTTTTCCACCAGGCAGTTGCTGATGAAGAAATCTTGGATCCTACCTCAAATGAAATG GTTGAGAAAATAGTCTTCGTAGTATTCTTTTCGGGCGAGCAGGCGAGAACAAAAATATTGAAAATATGTGAGGCGTTTGGTGCTAATTGCTATCCTGTTCCTGAAGACATGACCAAGAGGAGGCAAATAACTCGAGAA GTTTTGTCTCATCTATCTGAATTGGAAACCACTCTGGATGTTGGATTACGTCATCGAGATAAAGCTTTAACGTCTATTGGATTTCACCTCACAAAATGGATGAACATG GTTAGAAGGGAAAAGGCTGTTTATGATACATTAAATATGCTGAATTTTGATGTCACAAAGAAGTGTCTAGTTGGAGAGGGCTGGTGTCCAATATTTGCAAAGACTAAG ATACAAGAGGCTTTGCAACGTGCGACAATTGATAGCAACTCACAAGTGGGAATTGTATTTCATGTGATGGGTGCTGTAGATTCACCTCCAACATACTTCAGGACAAACCGTTTCACAAATGCATATCAAGAAATTGTAGATGCGTATGG TGTTGCTAAATACCAGGAGGCAAATCCTGCTGTTTACACCATTGTTACATTCCCTTTCCTTTTCGCGGTGATGTTTGGAGATTGGGGTCATGGAATTTGCTTGCTGTTGGGAGCATTAGTTCTTATTTCTAAGGAAAGCAAGCTTAGCTCTCAA AAACTGGGCAGCTTTATGGAGATGCTCTTTGGCGGTCGCTATGTACTCCTCTTAATGTCAATATTCTCAATTTACTGTGGCTTGATATATAATGAATTCTTCTCTGTTCCGTTTCGCATATTTGGTGGCTCTGCATACAAATGCCGAGATGCTTCATGCAG TGACGCATATACAGTCGGTTTAATAAAATACAGTGATCCTTATCCTTTTGGTGTGGATCCAAGCTGGAGAGGTAGCCGTTCGGAGCTTCCTTTCTTGAACTCCCTTAAGATGAAGATGTCTATTTTGTTGGGTGTGGCACAGATGAACCTCGGAATTATATTAAGTTACTTCAACGCACGTTTCTTCAACAACACACTTGATATTAA GTATCAGTTTGTGCCACAAGTGATCTTTCTCAACAGCCTTTTTGGGTACCTGTCTCTCCTCATTGTTGTTAAATGGTGCACTGGATCTCAGGCAGATCTCTACCATGTTATGATTTATATGTTCCTAAGTCCTTTCGAGGCTCTTGGTGAAAACCAGTTGTTTTGGGGCCAGAGTGTGCTTCAG GTAGTATTGCTGCTTTTAGCACTTGTTGCTGTTCCATGGATGCTTTTCCCAAAACCTTTTATTTTGAAGAGACTTTACACCGAG AGATTTCAAGGCGGAACTTATGGCCTTCTTGGAACATCTGAGGTGGATACTTATGAGGAACCAGACTCTGCGAGGCAACACCACCATGAGGAGTTCAATTTTAGTGAGGTTTTTGTGCATCAAATGATACACTCTATTGAGTTTGTTCTGGGTGCCGTCTCTAACACTGCATCATACCTTCGGCTGTGGGCTTTGAG TTTGGCTCATTCTGAATTGTCTACTGTGTTCTATGAGAAAGTTCTCCTCCTTGCTTGGGG GTATGATAGCCTGATCATACGGCTAATTGGGCTGGCAGTATTCGCCTTCGCCACAACCTTTATACTACTCATGATGGAGACTCTTAGCGCATTCCTTCATGCATTGCGTCTTCATTGGGTGGAATTCCAAAACAAGTTCTATCACGGCGATGGTTATAAGTTCAAGCCATTCTCTTTTGCTGCATTAGCAGATGATGAGGATTAG